The Corallococcus caeni genome includes a region encoding these proteins:
- a CDS encoding DofA protein — MALPVYKTDVIDKVFFLRWDAPPTPEEIQAVFQKMQAAYQQHQQQPLVLVTIAGAKSAVPNSEQRRHLSNMLSDARALFSEIHVIIEGNELQHNLQRVIVSGMLIVTRTYDDQFIRVHKNADGAAGFIARRLGVDGTQVVNEARSRGVVM; from the coding sequence ATGGCACTTCCGGTCTACAAGACAGACGTCATCGACAAGGTGTTCTTCCTGCGCTGGGACGCTCCACCGACGCCGGAAGAGATTCAAGCGGTGTTCCAGAAGATGCAGGCCGCCTACCAGCAGCACCAGCAGCAGCCGCTGGTGCTCGTCACCATCGCCGGAGCGAAGTCCGCGGTCCCGAACAGCGAGCAGCGCCGGCACCTGTCCAACATGCTGTCGGACGCGCGGGCGCTGTTCTCGGAGATCCACGTCATCATCGAAGGCAACGAGCTGCAGCACAACCTCCAGCGCGTCATCGTGTCGGGGATGCTCATCGTCACGCGGACGTATGACGACCAGTTCATCCGCGTGCACAAGAACGCGGACGGGGCGGCGGGCTTCATCGCCCGGCGGCTGGGCGTGGATGGCACGCAGGTGGTGAACGAAGCGCGGTCGCGCGGCGTGGTGATGTAG
- a CDS encoding ThiF family adenylyltransferase, with amino-acid sequence MTNVNPRFQRNLGVLHPQTMDKLASTHVLVAGVGGAGGQCAVDLARLGFGCLTLADFDVYERHNINRQIGCFESTLGQHKVDVVERMCRDIHPDLRVHKAKEGITDDNVADVLKGLGGLPPVDYVVEVIDIAGARAKESLHQTCRQLGIPIMTGLMLGFGAALHVFQPDAPLYEELFILPDGRIDLPKIIPHLGSYMLQEYMDACYQGKGHAPTCVIGATTAAGLMVSEIMRGVMLGTRSMVSWPEYLYVDLFDHRYVRGSVSAARPGRPVGQGARG; translated from the coding sequence ATGACGAACGTGAACCCCCGTTTCCAGCGCAACCTGGGCGTCCTCCACCCGCAGACGATGGACAAGCTCGCCAGCACCCACGTGCTCGTCGCCGGCGTGGGCGGCGCCGGCGGCCAGTGCGCGGTGGACCTGGCGCGGCTGGGCTTCGGCTGCCTGACGCTCGCGGACTTCGACGTCTACGAGCGCCACAACATCAACCGGCAGATTGGCTGCTTCGAAAGCACCCTGGGCCAGCACAAGGTGGACGTGGTGGAGCGCATGTGCCGGGACATCCACCCGGACCTGCGCGTGCACAAGGCGAAGGAGGGCATCACCGACGACAACGTGGCGGACGTGCTCAAGGGCCTGGGCGGCCTGCCGCCGGTGGACTACGTGGTGGAGGTCATCGACATCGCGGGCGCGCGCGCCAAGGAGTCGCTCCACCAGACGTGCCGGCAGCTGGGCATCCCCATCATGACCGGGCTGATGCTGGGCTTCGGGGCCGCGCTCCACGTCTTCCAGCCGGACGCGCCGCTCTACGAGGAGCTCTTCATCCTCCCGGACGGCCGCATCGACCTGCCCAAAATCATCCCGCACCTGGGCAGCTACATGCTCCAGGAGTACATGGACGCCTGCTACCAGGGAAAGGGCCACGCCCCCACGTGCGTGATTGGCGCCACCACCGCCGCGGGGCTGATGGTGAGTGAAATCATGCGGGGCGTGATGCTGGGGACCCGCTCGATGGTGTCCTGGCCCGAGTACCTCTACGTGGACCTCTTCGACCACCGCTACGTGCGCGGCTCCGTCAGCGCCGCCCGTCCGGGCCGGCCGGTGGGGCAGGGCGCCCGGGGCTGA
- a CDS encoding class I SAM-dependent DNA methyltransferase, which yields MPETVFVDNIWNDFAHSYDQMIPELPCYQRQREKILRDTRERAYVIDAGCGTGLVSEPLVRRGQRVVGFDNNEAMLALAVRRRAKEPEAVRARWTLLPGDVTRFPGEVEQGADAVVMNNVLFYVRDPEAVLRQAWTYLKPGGVLCMTSNKRPRPDLEKVLKNSIREWESQGRWTEALQRAVNHHRTCAQKLTTDPNEMVTFLDTDQAVRLLEKVGFSQALVADGDDYYGENFYVCMRK from the coding sequence ATGCCCGAGACCGTCTTTGTCGACAACATCTGGAACGACTTCGCGCACAGCTACGATCAGATGATCCCCGAGCTGCCCTGCTACCAGCGGCAGCGCGAGAAGATCCTCCGCGACACCCGGGAGCGCGCCTACGTCATCGACGCGGGGTGCGGCACGGGGCTGGTGAGCGAGCCGCTGGTGCGCCGGGGACAGCGCGTCGTCGGCTTCGACAACAACGAGGCCATGCTGGCCCTGGCGGTGCGCCGCCGCGCGAAGGAGCCGGAGGCGGTGCGCGCCCGCTGGACGCTCTTGCCGGGGGACGTGACGCGCTTCCCCGGGGAGGTGGAGCAGGGCGCGGACGCGGTGGTGATGAACAACGTCCTCTTCTACGTGAGGGATCCGGAGGCCGTGCTGCGCCAGGCCTGGACGTACCTGAAGCCCGGCGGCGTGCTGTGCATGACGAGCAACAAGCGCCCCCGGCCCGACCTGGAGAAGGTGCTGAAGAACTCCATCCGGGAATGGGAGTCCCAGGGACGGTGGACGGAGGCGCTCCAGCGCGCGGTGAACCACCACCGCACCTGTGCCCAGAAGCTCACCACGGACCCCAACGAGATGGTCACCTTCCTGGACACGGACCAGGCGGTGCGCCTCTTGGAGAAGGTGGGCTTCAGCCAGGCGCTGGTGGCCGACGGCGACGACTACTACGGCGAGAACTTCTACGTCTGCATGCGCAAGTAG
- a CDS encoding sigma 54-interacting transcriptional regulator, which yields MTRPSSEQVPRSERKPLYVKVVTQPALHGCWSVNISETGIGLIATPRRPSEGPHENEPVEMAFSLPDTGAHVRVHGVVRWRHDTAGGGGTVAALGISFGAFDAADGVKLARYLSTSHLQVVAAFASEDESRAVRQALDGVATPHFAGTAEDVHALLTRGDMAALLVCGQDESRALALVESLAELRAEVDPTGAGPPSDLASRIVYCAPAAPERLVALFNTGRIYRALGAWPDPDAMREAVLQAGREHGFRTEQWRMALELERNLLRERALAQAPVGGPGRHAEDVGFRSPPMQRVMEMVRLVAPHRVAVLLQGETGTGKEVLARILHRLSGRGDLPLVVQDCGALTETLLESELFGHVKGAFTGAVSDHPGLFVLANGGTIFLDEIENTTPNLQAKLLRVLETGDIRPVGGTQVRHVDVRVVAASNRDLGEEVRTGRFRADLFYRLNSFTIDIPPLRERPEDIPELARAFVEQFNRTLKRSATGVAPDADEVLHGYGWPGNVRELRNVVERAVLLSRPGEMLTRRLLPPALLTNAVPRADPTGDGSLRARLHQVERELIREALERHGGVLRRAAVALGMDPVTLGRRARRHGLWKAE from the coding sequence ATGACGCGCCCCTCTTCCGAGCAGGTGCCTCGGAGCGAGCGCAAGCCGCTGTACGTGAAGGTGGTGACCCAGCCGGCGCTGCATGGCTGCTGGTCCGTGAACATCAGCGAGACGGGCATCGGGCTCATCGCCACGCCGCGCCGGCCGTCGGAGGGCCCGCACGAGAACGAGCCGGTGGAGATGGCCTTCTCGCTGCCGGACACGGGCGCCCACGTGCGGGTGCACGGCGTGGTGCGCTGGCGCCATGACACCGCGGGCGGCGGGGGCACCGTCGCGGCGCTGGGCATCAGCTTCGGCGCCTTCGACGCGGCGGATGGCGTGAAGCTGGCGCGCTACCTGTCCACGTCCCACCTGCAGGTGGTGGCCGCCTTCGCCTCGGAGGACGAGTCCCGCGCGGTGCGCCAGGCCCTGGACGGCGTGGCCACGCCGCACTTCGCGGGGACCGCGGAGGACGTGCACGCGCTGCTCACGCGCGGTGACATGGCGGCGCTCCTGGTGTGTGGCCAGGACGAGTCGCGGGCGCTCGCGCTGGTGGAGTCCCTGGCGGAGCTGCGCGCGGAGGTGGACCCCACGGGGGCGGGGCCGCCCAGCGACCTGGCCTCGCGCATCGTCTACTGCGCCCCGGCGGCCCCGGAGCGGCTGGTGGCCCTCTTCAACACCGGCCGCATCTACCGGGCCCTGGGAGCGTGGCCGGACCCGGACGCCATGCGCGAGGCGGTGCTCCAGGCGGGGCGCGAGCACGGCTTTCGCACGGAGCAGTGGCGCATGGCGCTGGAGCTGGAGCGCAACCTCCTGCGCGAGCGCGCGCTGGCCCAGGCCCCGGTGGGGGGCCCGGGCCGCCACGCGGAGGACGTGGGCTTCCGCAGCCCTCCCATGCAGCGGGTGATGGAGATGGTGCGCCTGGTGGCCCCCCACCGGGTGGCGGTGCTGCTGCAGGGCGAGACGGGCACCGGCAAGGAGGTGCTGGCGCGCATCCTCCACCGGCTCTCCGGCCGGGGGGACCTGCCGCTCGTCGTGCAGGACTGCGGCGCGCTCACGGAGACGCTGCTGGAGAGCGAGCTCTTCGGCCACGTGAAGGGGGCCTTCACCGGCGCGGTGTCGGACCACCCGGGCCTCTTCGTGCTGGCCAACGGCGGCACCATCTTCCTGGACGAGATTGAGAACACCACGCCCAACCTCCAGGCGAAGCTCTTGCGCGTGCTGGAGACGGGCGACATCCGCCCGGTGGGCGGCACCCAGGTGCGCCACGTGGACGTGCGCGTGGTGGCCGCGAGCAACCGGGACCTGGGCGAGGAGGTGCGCACCGGCCGCTTCCGCGCGGACCTCTTCTACCGGCTCAACAGCTTCACCATCGACATCCCGCCCCTGCGCGAGCGCCCGGAGGACATCCCGGAGCTGGCGCGCGCGTTCGTGGAGCAGTTCAACCGCACCCTCAAGCGCTCCGCCACGGGCGTGGCCCCGGACGCGGACGAGGTGCTGCACGGCTACGGCTGGCCGGGCAACGTGCGAGAGCTGCGCAACGTGGTGGAGCGGGCGGTGCTCCTGTCCCGGCCCGGGGAGATGCTCACCCGGCGCCTGCTGCCACCCGCGCTCCTCACCAACGCCGTGCCCCGCGCGGACCCCACGGGGGACGGCTCGCTCCGGGCCCGGCTCCACCAGGTGGAGCGCGAGCTCATCCGCGAGGCCCTGGAGCGCCACGGCGGCGTCCTGCGCCGCGCGGCCGTGGCCCTGGGCATGGACCCCGTGACGCTGGGCCGCAGGGCCCGGCGCCACGGGCTGTGGAAGGCGGAGTAG
- a CDS encoding heparin lyase I family protein — translation MKKTLLLVETLFVLGAVGCGAPDGSLPDADRPPALESSGEDLTTTSCTQLTPSSVKASGDDGTGSVAANTLDDQLTTRWSSLGKGQWIDYDLGATKGLGAMAVAWHQGDTRVNTFTISVSPDGYTYTQVYSGKSKGTTTAAETYTFTPVSARRVRISVQGNTLNDWASIAEARPCAGTTTPPPPTPGGIVWRGDFESGDRSQWDGTQMMSADRLQVVASPLREGGFALKATVKQGDDPINSSGNRNELFKQTKEPAGSEYWYRWSTRFAPDFPSVNTWQLFTQWHHDGCCGSPPVEFYVYGEEMRLNIGGDPGVIVWKTPLVRNAWHDFIFHVKWSPNATVGFVELYYDGNLVLPKRYIATQYSGMLNYLKIGLYRNDTVAPVGVVYHDGWVMGRTKADVLDANYQLK, via the coding sequence TTGAAGAAAACCCTCCTCCTGGTTGAAACGTTGTTCGTCCTGGGCGCCGTCGGCTGTGGCGCTCCGGACGGTTCCCTTCCGGACGCGGACCGCCCGCCGGCGCTCGAGTCCTCCGGCGAGGACCTCACCACCACCAGCTGCACGCAGCTGACCCCCAGCAGCGTGAAGGCCAGCGGCGACGACGGCACCGGCAGCGTCGCGGCGAACACGCTGGATGACCAGCTCACCACGCGCTGGAGCAGCCTGGGCAAGGGCCAGTGGATCGACTACGACCTGGGCGCCACCAAGGGCCTGGGCGCGATGGCGGTGGCCTGGCACCAGGGCGACACGCGGGTGAACACGTTCACCATCTCCGTGTCGCCGGACGGCTACACCTACACGCAGGTGTACAGCGGCAAGAGCAAGGGCACGACGACCGCCGCGGAGACGTACACCTTCACGCCGGTGAGCGCGCGCCGGGTGCGCATCAGCGTGCAGGGCAACACCCTCAACGACTGGGCCAGCATCGCGGAGGCGCGCCCCTGCGCCGGCACGACGACGCCCCCCCCCCCGACCCCCGGCGGCATCGTGTGGCGCGGCGACTTCGAGTCCGGCGACCGCAGCCAGTGGGACGGCACGCAGATGATGTCCGCGGACCGGCTGCAGGTCGTCGCGTCGCCGCTGCGCGAGGGCGGCTTCGCGCTCAAGGCCACGGTGAAGCAGGGCGACGACCCCATCAACTCCAGCGGCAACCGCAACGAGCTCTTCAAGCAGACGAAGGAGCCGGCGGGCTCCGAGTACTGGTACCGCTGGAGCACGCGCTTCGCGCCGGACTTCCCCAGCGTGAACACGTGGCAGCTGTTCACCCAGTGGCACCACGACGGCTGCTGCGGCTCACCGCCGGTGGAGTTCTACGTCTACGGCGAGGAGATGCGGCTCAACATCGGCGGGGACCCGGGCGTCATCGTCTGGAAGACGCCGCTGGTGCGCAACGCGTGGCATGACTTCATCTTCCACGTGAAGTGGTCGCCCAACGCCACCGTGGGCTTCGTGGAGCTGTACTACGACGGCAACCTGGTGCTGCCCAAGCGCTACATCGCGACGCAGTACTCCGGGATGCTCAACTACCTGAAGATCGGCCTGTACCGGAACGACACCGTCGCGCCGGTGGGCGTCGTCTACCACGACGGCTGGGTGATGGGCCGCACGAAGGCGGACGTGCTGGACGCCAACTACCAGCTGAAGTGA